One Triplophysa dalaica isolate WHDGS20190420 chromosome 11, ASM1584641v1, whole genome shotgun sequence genomic window carries:
- the atl1 gene encoding atlastin-1, whose protein sequence is MARDKKDRDSWGSFVDKNVYDWSSEEEETDGRARPVQVLVVKDDHSFELDEAALSKILLSEEVRDREVVAISVAGAFRKGKSFLMDFMLRYMYSHASETWLGDPDQPLTGFSWRGGSERETTGIQIWSEVFLVDKPDGSKVAVLLMDTQGTFDSQSTLRDSATVFALSTMISSMQVYNISQNVQEDDLQHLQLFTEYGRLAMEETFLKPFQSLIFLVRDWSFPYEFPYGQEGGMQFLEKRLKISENQHEELQNVRKHIHSCFTNISCFLMPHPGLKVATNPHFDGRLKEIDQEFITNLQVLISCLLRPKNLDVKEINGSQITCRGLLEYFKAYIKIYQGEELPHPKSMLQATAEANNLAAVAAAKDLYNKKMEQVSGGDRPFLAPSELQARHLDIREEALTLFRGVKKMGGEEFSRRYLLQLEAEIDEVFVQYIKHNDSKNIFHAARTPATLFVVIFVMYVAAGITGFLGVDVIASVCNMVLGFALITLCTWAYIRYSGEYRELGAVIDQVAGALWDQGSTNEALYKLYSVAANHRQLYNHAFPGHQTDQQPEPDKKRN, encoded by the exons ATGGCCCGTGATAAAAAGGATAGAGACAGCTGGG GGTCTTTCGTGGATAAGAATGTGTACGACTGGAGCTCAGAGGAGGAGGAAACAGACGGCCGAGCGCGTCCGGTGCAGGTGTTGGTGGTGAAGGATGATCACTCGTTTGAGCTGGACGAGGCAGCGCTCAGTAAGATCCTGCTGTCCGAAGAGGTCAGAGACAGGGAGGTGGTGGCCATCTCTGTGGCAGGAGCCTTTCGCAAGGGCAAATCCTTTCTAATGGACTTCATGCTGCGATACATGTACAGCCAT GCCAGTGAAACGTGGCTGGGTGACCCGGACCAGCCGCTGACGGGATTTTCGTGGAGAGGAGGATCTGAGCGGGAGACCACAGGCATTCAGATCTGGAGTGAGGTCTTCCTGGTGGACAAACCAGATGGTAGCAAG GTGGCGGTGTTGCTAATGGACACACAAGGGACCTTTGATAGCCAGTCCACTCTCCGTGACTCAGCCACTGTATTTGCTCTCAGTACCATGATCAGCTCTATGCAG GTGTATAATATATCTCAGAATGTTCAGGAAGATGATCTTCAGCATCTGCAG CTTTTCACTGAATATGGAAGACTGGCCATGGAAGAAACATTCCTCAAACCCTTTCAG TCCTTGATCTTCCTTGTGCGGGACTGGAGTTTTCCATACGAGTTTCCCTACGGACAGGAAGGTGGAATGCAGTTCCTGGAAAAAAGATTAAAG aTCTCAGAGAACCAACACGAAGAGCTGCAGAACGTGAGGAAACACATCCATTCCTGCTTCACCAACATCTCTTGTTTCCTCATGCCACACCCAGGGCTTAAGGTGGCCACTAACCCACACTTTGATGGCAGATTGAAGG AGATCGATCAAGAGTTTATTACCAATCTGCAAGTGCTTATTTCGTGCTTGCTGCGCCCCAAAAACCTGGACGTGAAAGAGATAAATGGAAGTCAAATCACCTGCCGCGGACTCCTGGAGTACTTCAAA GCATATATCAAGATTTACCAAGGAGAGGAGCTGCCACACCCCAAATCCATGTTACAG GCCACAGCAGAGGCAAATAATTTGGCCGCAGTGGCTGCAGCTAAAGATCTATACAACAAGAAGATGGAGCAG GTGAGTGGAGGAGATCGTCCGTTCCTCGCACCGAGCGAGCTGCAGGCACGTCACCTGGACATCCGCGAGGAAGCATTGACGTTGTTCCGCGGGGTGAAGAAAATGGGAGGGGAGGAATTCAGCCGGCGTTACTTGCTACAGCTAGAGGCGGAGATCGACGAGGTCTTCGTGCAGTACATCAAACACAACGACTCCAAGAACATCTTTCACGCGGCACGCACGCCCGCAACACTGTTCGTGGTGATCTTCGTAATGTACGTGGCGGCAGGGATCACCGGGTTCTTGGGCGTCGATGTCATCGCCAGCGTCTGCAACATGGTTCTGGGCTTTGCACTCATCACTCTGTGCACCTGGGCCTACATCCGTTACTCAGGAGAATACAGAGAGCTGGGTGCCGTCATCGACCAGGTGGCCGGAGCGCTGTGGGATCAG GGAAGCACAAATGAG GCTCTATATAAGCTGTACAGCGTAGCAGCAAACCACAGGCAGCTGTATAATCACGCCTTCCCTGGACACCAAACCGACCAACAGCCCGAACCGGACAAGAAACGAAACTGA